One window of Triticum dicoccoides isolate Atlit2015 ecotype Zavitan chromosome 5A, WEW_v2.0, whole genome shotgun sequence genomic DNA carries:
- the LOC119302822 gene encoding G-type lectin S-receptor-like serine/threonine-protein kinase At1g11300 — protein MNWPAPPCCTSSTVLILLILLPLSASDDRLVPGKPLSPNSTIVSDGGAFALGFFSPSNSSTPARLYLGIWYNDVPELTTVWVANRETPATNTTTLMLSLTNTSNLVLSDGDGSGRAVWMTTNVTTPMGSSPPVAVLLNNGNLVIRSSNGTTLWQSFDHPTDTFLPGMKLRIRYNKPGTSDRLVSWKGPGDPSSGRFSYGGDPITFLQVILWDGDRPISRSGPWTGYLVKSERRYQQANTSADIIIYLAVVDSDEEIYITYSLSDGAPHTRYVLTYSGEYLVQSWNSKTLTWLVLGKWPSPECNRYGYCGTYGYCDETAAPIPTCKCFDGFEPANMMDWTNGSFSAGCRRKEPLQGCTDGFLALSRMKSPDRFSIVGGGTSTFEECAAECKRNCSCVAYAYANLGSGRSRGDVTRCLVWSGELVDTGKIGEEHGSDTLYLRPAGLDATSSGKGTKRNVLKIVLPVLGSSFLLFVCTSLAWLKLKGKREKWRKRRNVSLDGMSTSYELSEGNLSHDRDFPFVRFEEIAFATHNFSEACVIGQGGFGKVYKGLLGGKEVAVKRLSRDSQQGTKEFKNEVILIAKLQHRNLVQLLGCCAEGDEKLLIYEYLPIKSLVATMFTDGSRKMLLDWVTRFNIIKPVARGLLYLHEDSRLTIIHRDLKAGNVLLDAEMKPKIVDFGMARIFGDNQQNANTQRVVGTYGYMAPEYAMEGVFSTKSDVYSFGVLVLEVVTGIRRNSSNQTMGFPSLIVYSWNMWKEGKTEKLPDSSIMDTCSLDEVLLCIHIALLCVQENPDDRPLMSLVVFILENGSTTLPAPSRPAYFARRRIETLQIGDDIQNSVNSFTLTEIEGR, from the exons ATGAATTGGCCGGCTCCCCCATGCTGCACCAGCAGTACAGTTCTGATCCTTCTCATCCTCTTGCCGTTGAGTGCTTCCGACGACCGGCTTGTCCCCGGTAAGCCGCTCTCCCCAAACTCCACCATCGTCTCCGACGGCGGTGCTTTCGCCTTAGGTTTCTTCTCGCCTTCCAACTCCAGCACTCCAGCCCGACTGTACCTCGGCATATGGTACAACGATGTTCCTGAGCTCACCACCGTGTGGGTCGCCAACCGAGAAACTCCGGCCACCAACACGACTACACTGATGCTCTCCCTCACCAACACCTCCAATCTTGTCCTATCCGACGGTGATGGCAGTGGCCGTGCCGTTTGGATGACGACTAACGTGACTACTCCCATGGGATCGTCTCCCCCTGTGGCAGTGCTTCTGAACAACGGCAACCTCGTCATCCGGTCATCGAACGGCACCACGTTATGGCAGAGCTTTGACCATCCAACCGACACGTTCCTCCCTGGCATGAAGCTCCGGATCCGGTACAACAAGCCTGGCACTAGTGACCGTCTGGTTTCTTGGAAGGGCCCTGGCGACCCTTCGTCGGGGCGCTTCTCCTACGGCGGCGATCCAATCACGTTCCTCCAAGTAATTCTTTGGGATGGGGATCGCCCGATTTCACGCAGCGGGCCATGGACAGGGTACCTGGTGAAGAGCGAGCGTCGATACCAGCAGGCGAACACCAGCGCGGACATCATCATCTACCTAGCCGTCGTGGACAGCGACGAGGAGATCTACATCACCTACAGCCTCTCCGACGGCGCCCCACACACCAGGTACGTGTTGACCTACTCCGGAGAGTACCTAGTCCAGAGTTGGAATAGCAAAACATTGACGTGGTTAGTCCTCGGGAAGTGGCCATCCCCCGAATGCAACCGGTATGGTTATTGTGGCACATATGGCTACTGCGATGAGACAGCAGCGCCAATCCCGACGTGCAAGTGCTTTGATGGCTTCGAGCCGGCAAACATGATGGACTGGACCAATGGTAGTTTTTCAGCAGGGTGCCGGCGAAAAGAGCCACTgcaagggtgcaccgacggcttctTGGCCCTGTCAAGGATGAAGTCGCCTGACAGATTTTCAATTGTCGGCGGGGGCACGAGTACGTTCGAGGAGTGTGCGGCTGAGTGCAAGCGCAACTGCTCGTGTGTGGCGTACGCGTATGCCAACCTTGGCAGCGGCAGGTCCAGGGGAGACGTGACGAGGTGCTTGGTGTGGTCTGGGGAATTGGTTGACACTGGGAAAATAGGCGAAGAGCACGGTAGCGACACACTCTATCTCCGACCTGCAGGCTTGGACGCAACATCATCTG GTAAAGGAACAAAGAGGAATGTTCTGAAGATTGTGCTGCCAGTTTTAGGAAGCAGTTTTCTGCTATTTGTATGCACTTCATTGGCATGGTTAAAACTCAAAG GCAAGAGAGAAAAATGGAGAAAACGGAGGAATGTATCATTGGATGGTATGAGTACCTCTTACGAACTTAGTGAAGGAAACCTTTCTCATGACCGTGATTTCCCATTTGTAAGATTTGAGGAAATTGCCTTCGCAACACACAATTTCTCTGAAGCATGTGTGATTGGACAAGGAGGCTTTGGAAAAGTTTACAAG GGGTTGTTAGGTGGGAAAGAAGTTGCTGTCAAGAGGCTAAGTAGGGATTCTCAACAAGGAACAAAGGAGTTCAAGAATGAAGTAATTCTAATTGCCAAACTACAACACAGAAACTTGGTTCAACTTCTCGGGTGTTGTGCAGAAGGAGATGAAAAGTTGTTGATTTATGAGTACCTCCCTATCAAAAGCTTagtggcca CTATGTTTACAGATGGTTCAAGAAAAATGTTGCTAGATTGGGTGACACGATTTAATATAATCAAACCGGTCGCAAGGGGGCTTCTTTACCTACATGAAGATTCAAGACTGACCATAATTCATAGGGATCTTAAAGCTGGAAATGTTTTGCTAGATGCAGAGATGAAACCCAAGATAGTGGATTTTGGTATGGCAAGGATCTTCGGAGATAACCAACAAAATGCGAATACCCAACGTGTTGTCGGAACCTA TGGTTACATGGCTCCTGAGTACGCAATGGAGGGTGTCTTCTCTACGAAGTCCGACGTCTATAGCTTTGGAGTGTTAGTATTGGAGGTCGTAACCGGTATAAGGAGAAATTCCAGTAATCAAACCATGGGATTCCCTAGCCTCATAGTCTAT TCATGGAATATGTGGAAGGAAGGGAAGACAGAGAAACTGCCAGACTCATCTATCATGGATACTTGTTCACTAGATGAAGTTTTGCTTTGTATCCACATAGCACTGTTATGTGTCCAAGAGAACCCAGATGACAGACCCCTCATGTCATTAGTCGTGTTTATCCTAGAGAATGGAAGCACCACACTTCCAGCCCCCAGTCGCCCTGCCTACTTTGCGCGGCGAAGAATTGAAACGCTGCAAATTGGAGATGATATTCAGAACTCTGTGAATAGTTTTACTCTGACTGAGATAGAGGGGCGATGA